The Beijerinckiaceae bacterium genome has a window encoding:
- a CDS encoding DUF2267 domain-containing protein has translation MQRLGWQDRDKVYSALIAALHALRDWLPRDEAIYIGACFPPLLRGLYYEGWHAAGQVTAKSRRAFLERIHDGVHREPGIDAEQVAKAVLALLAARLPPAELENAKAATPEELHGLWPS, from the coding sequence ATGCAACGGCTTGGCTGGCAGGATCGCGACAAAGTCTATTCGGCTCTGATCGCCGCATTGCATGCGCTGCGCGATTGGCTGCCTCGCGACGAGGCCATCTATATCGGGGCATGTTTCCCGCCGTTGCTGCGTGGACTCTACTACGAGGGCTGGCATGCGGCCGGACAGGTGACGGCCAAAAGCCGCCGCGCATTCTTGGAGCGCATTCATGATGGCGTGCATCGCGAACCGGGTATCGACGCCGAGCAGGTCGCCAAGGCCGTGTTGGCTCTTCTCGCGGCGCGTTTGCCGCCAGCCGAGCTCGAGAATGCAAAAGCTGCCACGCCAGAAGAACTGCATGGACTTTGGCCTAGCTAA
- a CDS encoding poly-gamma-glutamate biosynthesis protein, with amino-acid sequence MSASAQLKPDVRQIIRVFVCGDVMTGRGIDQILPHPCDPRLHEGWMQSASGYVRLAEQINGRIPTRVAPSYIWGAALEQLTRAPPDACVINLETSITRSDAYIPKGINYRMSPENAECLRAAGIDCCVLGNNHVLDWERAGLLETLATLEQLRIKSTGAGRDLAQARAPAVLEIEGKGRVVVFSFASSTSGVPRSWAAMQGAAGVNLLPDLSDDTAAEIAGQVAHVRQPGDVIIASIHWGGNWGYEIPEEQQRFAHALIDRANVSLIYGHSSHHAKAIEIYKNRLILYGCGDFLNDYEGIRGYEEFRGDLVLMYFASFHSLTGHLTDLELVPLQIRRFQLVPASPADIHWIQRTLSRESEQFDARISIGLKTDGRLALFWPETIERSSSYPGDRQHG; translated from the coding sequence ATGAGCGCCTCTGCTCAGTTAAAACCGGATGTGCGCCAGATCATCCGGGTCTTTGTCTGCGGTGACGTGATGACGGGGCGCGGCATTGATCAGATCTTGCCGCATCCGTGCGACCCCCGTCTGCATGAGGGTTGGATGCAATCGGCAAGCGGCTATGTCCGGCTAGCTGAGCAGATAAATGGAAGGATTCCGACGCGTGTGGCGCCTTCCTATATCTGGGGCGCGGCTCTGGAACAATTGACTCGAGCGCCGCCTGATGCCTGCGTGATCAACCTCGAAACCAGCATTACGCGCAGCGACGCCTACATTCCCAAGGGCATCAATTATAGAATGAGCCCCGAAAACGCAGAATGCCTGCGCGCAGCCGGCATCGATTGCTGCGTGCTCGGCAATAATCATGTGCTCGACTGGGAACGCGCCGGTCTGCTTGAGACCTTGGCCACTCTCGAGCAATTGCGGATCAAGAGCACCGGAGCTGGTCGCGACCTGGCCCAAGCGCGGGCGCCCGCCGTCCTGGAGATAGAAGGCAAAGGACGAGTGGTCGTCTTTTCCTTTGCTTCATCGACAAGCGGCGTCCCACGCAGTTGGGCGGCAATGCAAGGGGCTGCCGGCGTGAACCTCTTGCCGGACCTCAGCGATGACACTGCCGCAGAGATCGCCGGCCAAGTCGCGCACGTACGACAACCAGGCGATGTGATCATCGCGTCCATCCATTGGGGAGGGAATTGGGGATACGAGATTCCGGAGGAGCAACAACGCTTCGCGCATGCCCTCATCGATCGGGCCAATGTTTCTCTCATCTACGGCCATTCCTCGCATCACGCGAAAGCCATCGAAATATATAAGAACCGGCTCATCCTTTATGGGTGCGGCGACTTCTTGAACGACTACGAAGGCATCAGGGGCTACGAGGAATTTCGTGGCGATCTCGTCTTGATGTATTTTGCCAGTTTCCATTCCTTAACTGGACACCTGACCGATCTCGAATTGGTGCCCCTTCAGATCCGGCGCTTTCAGCTCGTCCCTGCATCCCCGGCAGATATTCATTGGATACAGCGGACACTTAGCCGCGAGAGCGAGCAGTTTGACGCGCGCATCAGCATCGGGCTGAAGACCGATGGGAGACTGGCCCTGTTCTGGCCTGAGACCATCGAGCGTTCAAGTTCCTACCCTGGCGATCGTCAACACGGCTGA
- the phoU gene encoding phosphate transport system regulatory protein PhoU, translating to MYEHTVRAFDADLQELAQKIAAMGLLAKRQMADAIDALANCNITLAKSVVTVDDQIDALQREIEEKAVVTLARRQPMAVDLREIIGDLRISNDLERIGDLAENIAIEAATLADEFRPNAVMLQLDRMMKLVIDQLSRVLDSYAQRDAAEALAVWRRDVEVNAMNSSLFRELLTYMLENPRNIAFCLHMSFCAKNIERMGDHAANIAETVYFIAEGRALPDERPKAGIGPGNLPSPA from the coding sequence ATGTACGAGCACACCGTCAGGGCTTTCGATGCCGATTTGCAGGAACTCGCCCAGAAGATCGCTGCCATGGGGCTTCTTGCAAAGAGGCAGATGGCTGACGCAATCGACGCTCTGGCCAACTGCAATATTACTCTAGCCAAGAGTGTCGTCACAGTCGACGATCAAATTGATGCGCTCCAGCGTGAAATCGAAGAAAAAGCGGTGGTCACCCTTGCACGCCGGCAGCCGATGGCGGTCGATTTGCGGGAGATCATCGGGGACCTACGCATCTCCAATGATCTCGAGCGGATTGGCGATCTCGCCGAGAACATCGCGATCGAGGCAGCGACGCTCGCCGATGAGTTTCGTCCGAACGCGGTCATGCTCCAGCTGGACCGGATGATGAAGCTGGTTATCGACCAGCTGAGTCGCGTGCTCGACAGCTATGCACAGCGTGATGCCGCCGAAGCGCTCGCCGTATGGCGCAGGGACGTCGAAGTCAATGCCATGAACAGCTCGCTGTTTCGGGAGCTTCTGACCTATATGTTGGAGAATCCACGCAATATCGCCTTCTGCCTGCACATGTCGTTTTGCGCCAAAAATATTGAGCGCATGGGCGATCACGCGGCTAATATTGCAGAGACCGTGTATTTTATCGCGGAAGGGCGGGCGCTCCCGGATGAGCGTCCGAAAGCCGGCATCGGTCCGGGCAATTTGCCATCGCCTGCCTGA
- a CDS encoding acetate--CoA ligase: MEYEQIRKYPEDYVDANLQNYDKYTKAFSWTEARALLDGLPRGGLNIAHEAVDRHVLAGRGGKLALRWIGRDNRIQDFSYANLLAATNRFANVLAQRGVGKGQRVFSLLGRTPELYIAALGTLKNGSVFSPLFSAFGPEPIMARMTIGDAKALITSEALYRRKIEPWRHELMCLEHVFLTDCSDNPPAGTTNLTAAIAAASDSFETVWTGPEDMALLHFTSGTTGKPKGAVHVHEAVVAHHVTGRLALDLHQDDIFWCTADPGWVTGTSYGIISPFTNGATLVVDQAEFDAERWYRILQDQRINVWYTAPTAIRMLMKLGADIAKGFDLSSLRFMASVGEPLNPEAVVWGVKAFGMPFHDNWWQTETGGIMIANYPSMDVKPGSMGRPLPGVTASVVERNGSGEIHEITEPMVMGELALRPGWPSMMRAYLNEEERYRKCFAGGWYLTGDLAMRDTEGYYWFVGRADDVIKSAGHLIGPFEVESALMEHNAVAEAGVIGLPDDIAGEVVKAFIALKDGIEATEQLRKELLGHARKRLGPAIAPKDIAFRKNLPKTRSGKIMRRLLKARELGLPLGDLSTLESEEQ; encoded by the coding sequence ATGGAATATGAGCAAATCCGAAAATATCCTGAGGATTATGTCGACGCTAATCTTCAGAATTACGACAAATATACCAAGGCGTTCTCATGGACCGAGGCGCGGGCGCTGCTCGATGGATTGCCACGAGGCGGCCTTAATATCGCGCATGAGGCTGTCGACCGGCACGTATTGGCCGGCCGCGGCGGCAAGCTCGCACTGCGCTGGATCGGCCGTGACAATCGCATCCAGGACTTCTCCTACGCGAACCTCCTGGCCGCGACTAATCGATTCGCCAATGTCCTGGCGCAGCGCGGCGTTGGAAAAGGTCAGCGGGTCTTCTCGCTGCTCGGCAGGACACCCGAGCTCTATATCGCTGCCCTTGGTACGCTCAAGAATGGGAGCGTCTTCTCACCGCTGTTCTCGGCATTCGGTCCTGAACCAATCATGGCGCGCATGACGATCGGTGACGCTAAGGCCCTCATTACCTCAGAGGCGCTTTACCGGCGCAAGATCGAGCCCTGGCGCCACGAACTTATGTGCCTTGAGCATGTCTTTTTGACCGATTGCTCAGATAATCCGCCCGCGGGCACAACCAATCTTACGGCTGCCATAGCGGCAGCATCGGACTCTTTTGAAACCGTATGGACGGGCCCAGAGGACATGGCCCTTCTGCATTTCACCAGCGGAACGACCGGAAAGCCGAAGGGGGCGGTCCATGTGCATGAAGCAGTCGTTGCCCATCACGTCACAGGTCGGCTCGCTCTCGACCTTCATCAAGATGACATCTTCTGGTGCACCGCCGACCCTGGTTGGGTGACGGGCACCTCCTACGGCATCATTTCTCCGTTCACGAATGGTGCAACGCTCGTCGTAGACCAAGCCGAATTCGATGCCGAACGGTGGTATCGAATCCTCCAGGACCAGAGGATCAACGTCTGGTACACTGCCCCAACTGCAATCCGCATGCTGATGAAGCTTGGCGCCGACATCGCGAAGGGGTTCGATCTGTCGAGCCTGCGTTTCATGGCCAGTGTCGGCGAGCCCCTCAACCCGGAGGCTGTCGTCTGGGGCGTTAAGGCGTTCGGGATGCCGTTTCACGACAATTGGTGGCAGACCGAGACCGGTGGCATCATGATCGCCAACTACCCATCGATGGACGTGAAGCCAGGGTCGATGGGCAGACCGCTGCCGGGAGTAACGGCTTCCGTCGTCGAGCGGAACGGAAGCGGAGAAATCCATGAGATCACAGAACCGATGGTCATGGGAGAACTCGCGCTACGCCCTGGCTGGCCGTCGATGATGCGCGCCTATCTCAATGAGGAAGAACGCTACCGCAAATGCTTCGCCGGCGGCTGGTATTTAACCGGGGATCTCGCGATGCGGGACACAGAGGGCTATTATTGGTTTGTTGGCCGCGCTGACGATGTCATTAAGAGCGCCGGCCATCTCATCGGCCCCTTCGAGGTGGAGAGCGCCCTCATGGAGCACAACGCAGTCGCCGAGGCCGGGGTGATCGGTCTTCCGGATGACATTGCTGGGGAGGTGGTGAAAGCCTTCATTGCCCTCAAGGATGGGATCGAAGCGACGGAACAATTGCGCAAGGAGTTGCTGGGCCACGCGCGCAAGCGCTTGGGTCCGGCGATCGCCCCAAAGGATATCGCTTTTCGTAAAAACCTGCCAAAGACGCGCAGCGGCAAAATCATGCGCCGGCTTTTGAAAGCACGCGAACTCGGCCTGCCGCTGGGCGATCTCTCAACGCTCGAAAGCGAGGAGCAATGA
- the pdhA gene encoding pyruvate dehydrogenase (acetyl-transferring) E1 component subunit alpha, producing the protein MSDKPHLSRAHELDLLKQMIRIRQFEDKCAELYTQEKIRGFLHLYDGEEAVAVGVIPVLEKRDRIVATYREHGHALVRGVPMKTALAEMYGKREGCSGGRGGSMHLFDRESNFYGGNAIVGGGLPLAVGLALADHMRGENCVTACFFGEGAVAEGEFHESLNLAALWALPVLFICENNLYAMGTALALSESETDIHLKAASYRLASETVDGMDVIAVEAAARRAVQAVRETGKPYFLECRTYRFRAHSMFDAQLYRDKAEVEAWRRKGPIVRFHGWLEANKMIHPEDMTRIEAEVAAEISEAVAFAEAGTWEPVERLTRFTYAERAA; encoded by the coding sequence ATGAGCGACAAACCCCATTTGTCGCGGGCGCATGAACTGGATCTCTTGAAGCAGATGATCCGCATCCGTCAATTCGAGGATAAATGCGCCGAACTTTATACGCAGGAGAAGATCAGGGGCTTTCTTCATCTTTACGACGGCGAGGAGGCCGTCGCCGTCGGCGTAATCCCCGTGCTGGAGAAGCGTGATCGAATCGTTGCGACCTATCGCGAGCATGGCCATGCGCTCGTGCGCGGAGTGCCGATGAAAACCGCGCTTGCCGAAATGTATGGCAAGCGGGAGGGCTGCAGCGGCGGCCGTGGCGGCTCCATGCACCTGTTCGACCGGGAGAGTAATTTTTATGGCGGCAACGCCATTGTCGGTGGCGGGCTTCCGCTGGCAGTCGGCCTCGCGCTTGCCGACCACATGCGCGGCGAAAATTGCGTCACCGCTTGCTTCTTTGGCGAAGGTGCCGTCGCCGAGGGTGAGTTCCATGAAAGCCTCAATCTTGCGGCTCTTTGGGCACTGCCGGTCCTATTCATATGCGAGAACAATCTTTATGCTATGGGGACGGCGCTGGCCCTCTCCGAATCGGAGACAGACATTCACCTCAAGGCGGCAAGCTATCGGCTCGCATCAGAGACCGTCGACGGTATGGACGTAATCGCGGTCGAGGCCGCTGCGCGGCGGGCCGTCCAGGCGGTGCGTGAAACCGGCAAGCCCTATTTCCTCGAATGTCGGACCTATCGATTCCGCGCTCACTCGATGTTTGATGCGCAACTCTACCGGGACAAAGCCGAGGTCGAGGCTTGGCGGCGAAAAGGCCCTATCGTGCGATTTCACGGATGGCTCGAGGCAAACAAGATGATTCACCCGGAGGACATGACGCGCATCGAAGCCGAGGTCGCCGCCGAAATCTCCGAAGCCGTTGCTTTCGCCGAGGCAGGAACATGGGAACCGGTCGAGCGCCTCACCCGCTTCACCTATGCGGAAAGGGCAGCCTAA
- a CDS encoding alpha-ketoacid dehydrogenase subunit beta, translated as MELSYREAVRAAIRDALIRDQRVFLMGEDVGRYGGCYAVSKGLQAEFGPERIRDTPLSESGFTGAGIGAAIAGMRPIVELMTVNFSLLALDQILNTAASIRHMSGGQFGVPVVIRMATGAGRQLAAQHSHSLEGWYAHVPGIKVLAPATLEDARGMLWTALQDPDPVLIFENIMLYNMTGKLAADAGPVEIEKAAVRRHGRDISLITYGGSLWKTLEAASQLAKENIEAEVIDLRSLRPLDDATIVASVSKTRRAVIVDEGWRSGSISAEICTRIVEQAFWELDAPLGRVCSEEVPIPYPHHLEQAALPQPSKIVAAVKSALGRDR; from the coding sequence TTGGAACTTAGCTACCGGGAAGCTGTGCGCGCGGCGATCCGGGACGCGCTTATCCGCGATCAGCGTGTCTTCCTCATGGGTGAGGACGTTGGCCGCTACGGCGGTTGCTACGCGGTGAGCAAGGGGCTGCAGGCGGAGTTCGGACCAGAAAGGATCCGAGACACACCGCTGTCGGAATCGGGTTTCACAGGCGCCGGCATTGGCGCCGCCATAGCAGGCATGCGCCCGATCGTCGAATTGATGACGGTGAATTTCAGTCTGCTCGCGCTCGACCAGATTCTCAACACCGCGGCCAGCATTCGTCACATGTCGGGCGGCCAATTCGGTGTGCCGGTGGTGATCAGGATGGCGACCGGCGCCGGCCGTCAGTTGGCCGCTCAGCACTCGCATAGTCTCGAAGGGTGGTACGCTCATGTTCCCGGGATCAAGGTGCTCGCCCCGGCGACGCTCGAGGACGCGCGGGGGATGCTGTGGACGGCTCTTCAAGACCCGGACCCGGTGCTGATCTTCGAAAATATCATGCTCTACAACATGACCGGAAAGCTTGCGGCCGACGCTGGGCCGGTCGAAATCGAAAAGGCCGCGGTGCGCCGCCACGGGCGGGATATTTCTCTCATCACCTATGGCGGTTCGCTGTGGAAAACACTCGAAGCGGCAAGCCAGCTCGCCAAGGAAAATATCGAGGCGGAGGTCATCGATCTACGCAGCCTGCGGCCGCTCGACGATGCGACGATCGTGGCGTCGGTGAGCAAGACCCGGCGCGCCGTCATTGTTGATGAAGGATGGCGCAGCGGCAGCATTTCGGCGGAAATTTGCACGCGTATCGTCGAACAGGCTTTTTGGGAACTCGACGCGCCGCTCGGGCGCGTATGCAGCGAAGAGGTGCCGATCCCCTACCCGCATCACCTTGAGCAAGCCGCGCTTCCCCAGCCATCGAAAATCGTTGCGGCGGTGAAATCAGCGCTCGGGCGCGACAGGTGA
- a CDS encoding 2-oxo acid dehydrogenase subunit E2 encodes MVEFRMPSLGADMEAGTLVEWLVKPGDRVKRGDVVAVVETQKGAIEIEIFETGEIEQILVDLGAKVPVGTPLAEIRTDKEEVKAGMVARPAREALEVAASVPITAPPGAVPPAAPVPLPLSAGRVQASPAARQFAQIHDVDLASITGTGPAGAIVREDVERKHAAVVRPIEKKRALGLDLDAMRGAIAAAMARSKREIPHYYLEHQVDVTPCEAWLARTNATRPPESRLLMGAVAMKAVALAAHRFPAFNGFYLDEKFEPSSAVHVGMAIAIRGGGLAAPAIHDANRLSCDALMASMRDLVARMRSGRIRSSEIADATITVSSLGERGVEALYGIIYPPQVAIVGVGKVVARPWIVDDAIVPRSIVTITLSGDHRVSDGHAGALFLAEIGKLLQEPDQL; translated from the coding sequence GTGGTAGAGTTTCGCATGCCCTCGCTTGGCGCCGATATGGAAGCTGGAACACTCGTCGAGTGGTTGGTCAAGCCGGGCGATCGGGTCAAGCGCGGCGACGTCGTCGCCGTGGTGGAAACACAGAAAGGGGCGATCGAAATTGAAATCTTCGAGACCGGCGAGATTGAACAAATTCTGGTCGATCTCGGCGCCAAAGTGCCTGTCGGCACGCCGCTAGCGGAAATTCGAACGGACAAAGAAGAGGTGAAAGCCGGGATGGTCGCGAGGCCGGCACGAGAGGCCCTCGAGGTTGCAGCATCGGTCCCTATCACTGCTCCTCCTGGGGCGGTTCCGCCCGCCGCGCCAGTCCCGTTGCCACTTTCCGCCGGCCGCGTACAGGCCTCGCCTGCGGCGCGACAGTTTGCGCAAATACATGACGTCGATCTCGCCTCGATCACAGGTACCGGTCCTGCCGGGGCCATTGTCAGAGAGGATGTGGAGCGCAAGCATGCCGCCGTTGTGCGCCCCATCGAAAAGAAGCGCGCCCTAGGCCTCGACCTCGATGCGATGCGCGGAGCGATCGCAGCCGCCATGGCACGTTCGAAGCGTGAAATTCCCCATTATTATCTCGAGCACCAGGTCGACGTGACGCCTTGCGAGGCCTGGCTTGCGCGGACGAATGCCACGCGTCCGCCGGAAAGCCGGCTGCTCATGGGCGCAGTTGCGATGAAGGCCGTTGCTTTGGCGGCCCATCGCTTCCCCGCCTTTAATGGATTTTATCTTGACGAGAAGTTCGAACCATCTTCCGCCGTCCATGTAGGCATGGCGATCGCCATTCGCGGCGGAGGTTTGGCTGCGCCCGCGATTCACGATGCGAACCGGCTTTCGTGCGATGCCCTCATGGCGTCGATGCGCGATCTGGTGGCACGCATGCGGTCCGGCCGCATCCGCAGCTCCGAGATCGCTGATGCGACCATCACCGTCTCAAGTCTCGGCGAACGCGGAGTCGAGGCGCTCTACGGCATCATTTATCCGCCCCAAGTGGCAATCGTCGGGGTCGGCAAGGTTGTGGCACGGCCTTGGATCGTCGATGATGCAATCGTCCCACGTTCCATCGTGACCATAACGCTTTCGGGCGATCACAGGGTCAGCGATGGCCATGCTGGCGCATTGTTCTTGGCCGAAATCGGCAAGCTTCTGCAGGAGCCGGATCAATTATGA
- a CDS encoding phosphopantetheine-binding protein, with protein sequence MSDLDIGAVLREELGNIAPEIDMNSVDPSADLREALDIDSMDFLNFITAIHQRLGVSIPEIDYPKLMTLDGAVSYLKTKLR encoded by the coding sequence ATGAGCGATCTCGACATTGGCGCGGTGCTGCGGGAGGAGCTCGGAAACATTGCGCCGGAAATCGATATGAATTCGGTCGATCCGTCGGCGGACCTGCGCGAAGCACTCGACATCGATTCCATGGACTTCCTAAACTTTATTACCGCCATCCACCAACGTCTGGGGGTAAGCATTCCGGAGATCGATTATCCAAAGCTCATGACCCTCGACGGAGCCGTCAGCTACCTTAAGACGAAACTCCGGTGA
- a CDS encoding YbhB/YbcL family Raf kinase inhibitor-like protein, which yields MQLSSSAFFNGGTIPSRYTCDGEDLSPPFQWGGAPTETRSFVLLCDDPDAPSGTFHHWALYDIPANRMGLAQGFDRNCEKEGLKQAINDFNRLGYGGPCQPHRHGPHHYQFQLLALSLDHLPLRKEPSCREVEREARKYVLAEAGIVGIYER from the coding sequence TTGCAGCTCAGCTCGAGCGCCTTTTTTAATGGCGGGACAATTCCCTCTCGCTACACCTGTGACGGAGAGGATCTATCCCCGCCGTTTCAATGGGGCGGGGCGCCAACAGAGACCCGCAGCTTCGTGCTTCTCTGCGATGATCCCGATGCTCCGTCGGGCACTTTTCATCATTGGGCTCTTTACGACATTCCGGCCAACCGAATGGGTCTCGCGCAAGGGTTCGATCGAAACTGCGAAAAGGAGGGGCTCAAGCAGGCAATCAATGATTTCAATCGGTTAGGTTATGGCGGTCCGTGCCAGCCACACCGTCACGGGCCTCACCACTATCAATTTCAGCTGCTTGCGCTCTCGCTGGATCATTTGCCGCTGCGCAAAGAACCATCCTGCCGCGAGGTCGAACGCGAGGCGCGCAAATATGTGCTCGCCGAGGCAGGCATTGTTGGAATTTACGAGAGATGA
- a CDS encoding archease: MRHKEDRRDPCPKALVSVPGWEHFPHDADLGLCGWGATVAEAFEQAGHALTAAITDAAVIPRTSVEVRCEAPDIELLFVEWLNAIIYEMAVRHMLFDSFAVHIEGERLEGKLQGEPIDVRRHAPACEPKGATYTALKVAKSPNGIWSAACIVDV; the protein is encoded by the coding sequence ATGCGACACAAAGAGGATCGCCGCGACCCATGCCCCAAAGCGCTCGTGAGCGTGCCAGGATGGGAACATTTTCCGCATGATGCCGACCTCGGCCTGTGCGGCTGGGGCGCGACCGTAGCGGAAGCGTTCGAACAAGCCGGGCACGCGCTGACGGCGGCAATAACCGATGCAGCTGTCATACCCCGTACCTCGGTCGAAGTGCGTTGCGAAGCACCGGACATCGAACTTCTATTCGTCGAATGGCTCAATGCGATCATTTACGAAATGGCGGTCAGGCACATGCTGTTTGACAGTTTTGCTGTTCATATCGAGGGCGAACGGCTCGAAGGCAAGCTTCAGGGCGAGCCGATCGATGTCCGGCGGCACGCTCCCGCTTGCGAACCCAAAGGGGCAACCTATACGGCGCTGAAGGTCGCCAAATCGCCCAACGGCATATGGTCCGCAGCCTGCATCGTCGACGTCTAG
- a CDS encoding RNA-splicing ligase RtcB, which translates to MDPALFTRVDPTTWRVEPTGRMRVPAIIYADEDLIRGMDDKVFAQATNVAMLPGIIGASYAMPDAHWGYGFPIGGVAAFDPAQGGIVSAGGVGFDISCGVRTMLTGLSVSDIMNVQKSLADSLFQNIPAGVGSKSAIRLDLIEMDLMLAGGARWAVERGWGEWRDLERIEERGTMAGAKPEMVSERAKERQRREMGTLGSGNHYLEVQAVAEILDASVADAFGLLKDQVVVTIHCGSRGLGHQIGTEFLKEMVMTAKESGIELPDRELACAPIHSEVGQRYLGAMRAAINCALANREILGHNARRVFGHFFPDCALRLLFDVSHNTCKVEMHVVDGKRRELFVHRKGATRAFGPGHESLPKALRSIGQPVLIGGSMGTSSYILVGEATSEAKAFSSACHGAGRALSRHEALRRWSGRKIVDDLAANGILIRSPSTRGVAEEAPGAYKDVTAVVAAAEQAGLARRVARLKPLICIKG; encoded by the coding sequence ATGGATCCTGCTCTTTTTACTCGTGTCGATCCGACGACATGGCGGGTTGAGCCAACCGGCCGGATGCGCGTGCCTGCGATCATCTATGCGGATGAGGACCTCATTCGTGGCATGGACGACAAAGTCTTTGCGCAGGCCACAAATGTCGCAATGCTTCCCGGCATTATCGGTGCCTCCTATGCCATGCCCGATGCGCACTGGGGGTATGGCTTTCCGATCGGCGGTGTAGCGGCATTCGATCCGGCGCAGGGCGGCATTGTTTCGGCAGGAGGGGTCGGATTCGATATCTCCTGTGGCGTGCGCACCATGCTGACCGGCCTTTCCGTATCGGACATCATGAATGTGCAGAAGTCGCTTGCCGACTCGCTGTTTCAAAACATTCCAGCAGGCGTTGGGAGCAAGAGCGCCATCCGCCTCGACCTGATCGAGATGGATCTGATGCTGGCTGGTGGCGCGCGCTGGGCGGTCGAACGGGGCTGGGGAGAATGGCGCGACCTCGAGCGGATCGAGGAAAGAGGCACAATGGCCGGCGCCAAGCCCGAAATGGTCTCCGAACGCGCCAAGGAAAGGCAGCGTCGGGAGATGGGCACGCTCGGCTCGGGCAACCATTACCTTGAAGTCCAAGCTGTCGCCGAGATCCTTGACGCCTCCGTCGCTGATGCCTTCGGCCTCCTGAAAGACCAGGTCGTCGTCACGATCCATTGCGGCTCGCGCGGGCTCGGGCACCAGATCGGCACTGAGTTCCTGAAAGAAATGGTGATGACCGCGAAAGAGTCAGGCATTGAGCTTCCAGATCGCGAACTCGCCTGCGCACCGATCCATTCGGAAGTTGGGCAGCGCTATCTCGGTGCCATGCGCGCGGCGATTAATTGCGCGCTTGCCAACCGCGAAATCCTCGGCCACAATGCGAGGCGCGTGTTCGGACATTTCTTCCCGGATTGCGCCTTGCGCCTGCTTTTCGACGTCTCGCACAATACGTGCAAGGTCGAGATGCATGTCGTAGACGGAAAGCGGCGCGAACTCTTTGTTCATCGCAAAGGTGCGACCCGGGCCTTTGGCCCCGGCCATGAAAGCCTTCCAAAGGCTCTGCGATCGATTGGTCAGCCCGTGCTCATTGGCGGCAGCATGGGGACGAGTTCATATATCCTGGTGGGCGAGGCGACGAGCGAAGCGAAGGCATTTTCATCCGCCTGCCATGGCGCTGGGCGTGCCCTCTCCCGGCACGAGGCGCTTAGACGTTGGAGCGGCCGCAAGATCGTCGATGATCTTGCTGCGAACGGCATTCTGATACGGAGTCCGTCGACCCGCGGCGTTGCGGAAGAAGCGCCTGGTGCCTACAAAGATGTCACTGCAGTCGTGGCCGCCGCCGAACAGGCAGGCCTCGCCCGAAGAGTGGCGCGCCTCAAGCCTCTCATTTGCATCAAAGGGTGA